The sequence below is a genomic window from Glycine max cultivar Williams 82 chromosome 20, Glycine_max_v4.0, whole genome shotgun sequence.
CCAAGCAGCACAGCGCTAGTATAGCAAACATTGCTAAACGTTTATCATGTTATCATGACCAAAAATGCTACGATATTCTCCACGGAGGTATAAGCTCATATAGCTAACCACCTCAAAAAGCCAAAAACTCATTTCTTATAATGAATGGAGTAAACTCCTACTCAGTCACGGAGAATAGTCATCTTTAGAAAATTGGCCTTTAATTAAGAGCTTGTCATACTCATACCAATATATTGTCAGCAGAAAATTGATCATCAAATAACCTCTTTCTTGCCTTGATTGCCTGCAtagtaaaacaaaacaattgaAACAAAATGTCTAAAAGGGATACTACCTTCACAAGGGCTTTAAGATTTACTAAAGCAAAAAAGTGGCTGAAAGAAGATGAACTAGTATACTTTATTATCCTTTTAACTTCGTGCGACCAAACATaacaaaattgaagttttatGACGAGAAATGTTAACAACATATTAATACACTCTTTTGGACTCACTTTGTTATTAGTTAGAATTTATTAGAAACTAagaatgtatataaaaaaagtttgttagtaACACTCCTGGAGAATACAAAGATTAGAGGGTATACCTGCTTTTCCCAATTTATGCAACCTGTTATGATAGAAAGTAGAAGAGTTTGAACAAAAGCACCACTTTGTATACCAATCCAAAGTCCTTGTCCTCCCAGTCTCACCAAAAATGCCAATAAGGCAGCCATTGGAATCCCACAAAGGTAGAAGGCCCCTAGATTGACAAAAACCCCTAAATGTTGCCATCCACAACCTCTAGCAATCCCTGAACCAAAGAATTAAACAAATTGAGAGAAAGCTTTTCTTCTATATAGAATTTACTTTAGGATAGCCATTGAGAGAAAGATTACCTGTGAGAACACCTTGTATGCTGTCTAGTATAATAGATATACATACCAGAGGAGCCATGACAGTGACATAATCAATAACTTCCTTCTCATTGCTGAAAATATAACCATAAACATTGCGGCAGGCAAAGAGTGTTGCGCTTACTATACTTGTCTCAATTACTGCAAGAGACATTGCTGCTAACACGGCAACACGTGCAGCATGTGAATTCCCAGCTCCTAGTTCATTTGAAACCCTTGTGCTATAATCAGAGAGGAGAAAAGATAATTAGTTTAGATGCATGCTTAGGGTAGCTAGGTTGTGTAACATGTAAAGTGTAAATTATGTAGAATGAGTATGTCTATGATGTAACCTTGCTGCAGCGCCAATTCCAAAGGGAATCATATAGAGAGTTGAAATGGTGTTTAGACTGtggaaaaatgacaaaaaaaattagttctatcacatcaatttataaaatcttAGAAATTGAAGATTGGTAGcaaaatgaaattgtagatcATGAGTTTCGGTTTATAAAGGGACCAAAAAGTCTTATATGGGTTataaagaaaaccaaaataatGGAGCATACATACCAAACAGATAGAACTGAAGTTTCAAGTTGTGGATTTGGTAACAGCCCTGACAGCAATACAAGCAGCTCATATGACCACCATTCAAGGCTACCATCATCAACATGAAtacaaaaattatgttaaatactaGTTTTGGAAAAACAATACAATACATTATAGAAAATTTGTTGGACAAGGAAACTTTTTGTTATCTGATAACATGAATATGTAGAATATTGATTGAACAGGAAGAATAATCACCAAACCATTACTGCCGAAGGGATAGCAAAACGAAAGAACTCCCACATTCCTTTGAACAGCTCCATAGAAATGGGTGCGCGGGTTTTTGCACATGCAGAAGAGTATCTCATGTACAATCCAAGAAAAATCACATTTGACCATATTGAAATGCTCACTGCCAATGCTCCACCAACATTACTCAGTCTTGTCTTGAATACCAAGGCCCAACAAAGAGGTACATGAATAATGAGTGTGACACAAGAACTTGCAAACATGGGAAGAAGCAAACTTTGGACTTGGAAATATCGAACTAACGGCTGAAGAATTGCATATGCAAAAAGTGCTGGAACAAGCCAAATTGTGAACTTCCCTGCTTCATGCGAAATTAGAGGGTCCTGGCCTATGAAAACTAGTATGCTTTCCATGTTGATCCAAAGGATAGACACGGGAATAGAAACCAATATGAGAGAGAATATAGCAGTGTATGTTTGCATTCCAATTctttgatattgttgagctccATAAGCCTGTCCACAAATTGTTTCCAGTCCACTAGCCATTCCCATCTGTTAGCATATGCAATTTATCAATGCCCTAAGTTACAAGGGAAGAAAATAATGATGATTTTTAGCAGGATAACATGCTTGACatagcttttttatttttattttttaaacgcttgtaagttgattttttttttttaattttagttcatgTTTGCATTTTGTTAATTCGGATCGTCCTAAaacattttgtttcttttttaaacacgAATTTATggaactataaataaaaaaaattagaatcttaaaaactaaacttaaaaaaacacaaacttataagaattaaaaataaaaaataaaaaactttcaaaaactaaaattagaaaaataataaacttacatagacttaaaaaaaatactaacttaCTTGAactaaatacatatttaatactTAAGAATTTGATGAATAAATACTTATGTATATGCTAtttctataattaaaaaagaaattacactaaaaaaatttctaaaagtgACAAAAGACAATTTAGTTTCATAAATTATTCTTCTATAAAAAGGTTAATAAACATGTCATGAGTTATTTTTACAAGCACGATCTCTTAAATATTTGTCTAGGTACTGATCTCATCACTTAAGGTTAAATGCATGAATCTGTTGAAAAGGTAAGCAACTTTTACATATGCAATAGAACATTCTGTcatctttttaatattaatatcaatGGCAAACTAGAGCAAAGACCGCATTTTCCTGTGCTGCTACAGTCTCACTCACATGTGATGGTGCTTCTGGTCGGCCTAGTGCAATGAGTCAAACACAATGTTAGGCGGACATTCTGGTATAgcgtgagagagagaaaggaatagtgataaaaaaaatgctagaaatacatttttattatatatattttattattgtttcaaattattgaaaatttgtaagccttgtttttttattttgtgagctccccttataattataaataaatttaaaaaatgtgttagaaaaatatattattaatacttTTATAAGATGGACGATATGAcgtaataaaatcataaaaatacaaaaaaaaaatgtgaaatggGTGCTTATATTTACAGTGTGCATTtcttttttagttcaattttttctcataaatacacttttatttttatttttaatatcagtctgttaataaattatatcattaacatattttaagataatttttaattataacttactcatgtatttatattaaaaatatatatatgctaaCAAATTCATATATGTAAACAACAGTGACTCATtgcacataaaattaatatatctaaattttaaattcctttttCGTTTAAcatatgtttaattttcttctactagtacatcatatatttaaatattttttgttaaacttattatttattaaaaattagatagATCCTCCCCTTTATCCACTTCTGGATCCGTCCTGTATAAAAGAACTGTAGTGCCCACTAGAAAGGTACAAGTCAGAGAATCACGTCGAATCATTAAAAATGTTGGTATACGTTTTAATTAGTCATTAACATCCTTGTGTACTCAATGGTCGACAAAATGCCGTgtttttaaagtaataaaaaaaaatccccatAAATTAAGTGAATAAATTTTTCATGaagacttaaaaaaaagaatatgatgTATTTTCCAAGTGAAATGTTACTCAAACCTAAAGGTAATAAGGAAATAATGAGAGAAGAAGCTAGCCATGGAGCAAACTTTAGAAGAAATGAGTGATATGCAAAATAAAAGAAGTGTAAGAGTAGGAGCTTACATGAAGACTGAAACCAGTGACCCCTGATAGGGAAATGGCTAAGGCTGCGCTAGAGAGATAGAGTTCACCTAAATGACCAACTATCATGGTTGACACAACTTGCAACAAATATTGGGAAGAAACCACTGCCACCATAGGCCCTGCTATTTCACAGATCCTTCTCATTTCTTCACTATAAACACCCCATCTTACTACTCTATCTTCTTCATGTTTTTTTACTAGACTTTCTTCcatgatctttttctcttttcgaTCACGAACGGACTTAGCTAGctagagaaagagaaacaaagaaacGAAAGAAacaagaccttctttctttgtttgattTGGTCCTCCTTCGGGGTTGGAAACTTGTTTTTATACCtttttgcatttttcttttttcgtttactttctatttattatatattatgtgcGATCCACGAGCGTCGATACAAAATTGTGGGATTTAAATATGACTGAACAGTCTGACCTCTCAGATATCTACTTACTCTTCCAAATCATGACTAAAAGAATCCCCTGTTAAAGTTATCTTGTACTtttcaaaattgtttttataccatatttgttttttttattagaatttagaaattgatttttttgtgttgGTTATGCTAGatgataagatattttaattaattttttttattatttaaaagatttatttgattatttaataaatttgtttttaaaatgttagttttttaattttcatttttaatatatttatcaaatattttaataattttttaaaataaattatgattttattattttatgttattttatatttttaactatcttattgattaattttataaaaaatttataatttaataaactaattttttaatttctaattaataatttttaattttcacttacccactaattttttaacttataattaatttttttaatttttaaataatttttcaccgAATGTTGACTAACATagtctttctctttcttcttttcatgATTCTAGTATAATTTTGAAGTGATTGGAAAATTCGTACCACCTGCTTTCTTAACTTTTgctttcatttaatattattttatgtggCGACATATCTTTACATTTTAATGATTATgtcattatatttaattaaaattatcttcATCTCAAGAATCATGATGATGTTATTTACTTTACAATATgagaacttaatttttttagtttattgttacatgaattaattaaatctaatgatataaataaattaattatatttaataatataattttattaaaaataattaaattaaataataaaacaaaaataattatatttaataatataatttttaaaaaaaataaaaaacaaaattataaaatttaatttaataaataagtaattttaaaattaattaaaaattatataatataatatttgtattctataatattttaaattagaaaaaaaacaaaaataagaagagtgtattcataaaaaaaaaccttatcaATATGATTAGCTCTTAATCACCTTTCAATTAGGATAAGTATGGTTgtgtaaaagagaaaaatataaaaaaattaaaaataaatatttaaatttaagtaacgTTATAGAAGTGTGAGActcataaaaaattttaaaaaaattctttcatttCCTAATAATTTGAACACAATCAAACCGTCCATTAGggttaaatcaataaattttgaatttcaaaatgccacttttaatgtaaaaaaaaaacgtgaaatgaataatttttataagtttaataaattaagaataaatatatgaaatattttatattctagATTATTTTACATAAACCCTATTACTGGACAAAGGCAATTAATTGCCAATTACGTctctataaatataataataggtATATGTGTTGGATTTTGCTCTTCCTTATTTGATAGCGAAAGAGtgagaagaaggacaaccagaTTTTACCCTCAGCTCATTTGTCTTATACGCTTGTCGCTATCATTTTATACGAGATCAAATAATTctggtttttttataaaaaaaattatacttttttttatctctttcattctttttatttccTCCTTGCTTATCTATATTTGACAAAGTTTATGAAATAGATGTGGAATTTGGTATAGCGGCGGGCTGCGTATGGATTCTTACGAAATGACAAGTTCAAAGtattcaaattcattttaagttttagtcTTTATgccataaaacaataaattttagtccttgcacttacataaaaaaaaggtttggtAACAAGTTTTAGTGACGTAAAAAACTATTACAAAAATCTTTTCACGGAGATAAATTGGcacaaaaaattgtttaaagactattttttttaaaaaaaaaaataaagacaagtaTAGGAATCAAttgaaaacataaacaaaatgaTAGTCATAAGAACATATGTTGGCAGttaaccttaatttttttttcagagcacaaatatattttttactatagATAACTTGTCCGAATGCACAAGATGGACAgcaaaattttgattaaattaaaacaacttcACATCAATTAATTAACATGGTTAATAGTTGATAACCTTTAtcctcttaaaatatatttagactttcaattttcaatatcAGTACTCTAAACGAATCTCAAtacttttgagttttgattcATTCTTGACTGAATACTAATTAAGAGCACTAAAAATTTCTTAGAAtgcattattttcattatttcatcatttatttttttctacggTTTTTATCATCCGTCATCGACATCCATTGAAAGTTTGTAAGCTTTAATGACCATAGTTAATTTCCTTTTCCGTCTTACCTAGTTtagtttttattcaaaattttgagAATAGAACGATTCTCAAACACGTCTTTAATTAAAGAACATTTGCtttgcaaaaaaataattattagcaatgaaaataaaaatctaatttaatgAAATATGAAATCACTCATCTCACCTTTTGTACGGAAATGATGATTTCAAaccttataaaattttgatacatagtaattttatttatttatttactattttaacAACAAACGAATACCTGATCCATAAAATACAGCATAAAAACGAAATGACAGTTCTGAGTGCCATTCGTAATATTAGAGTATAGAATTCAAAAGGctttagagaaaaaagaagtcTGGAATAGAACTAAAGTgactttcaaattaaattgtattttaaacaCGGGATTCTTTTTGGTCCCCGAATAACTATGCATATATTTAGAAGTAGTAGATGATAATAAGTGATGTTAGGacattagtttaaaaaataaaagaaaaaaattattgaaatgcaCAAAATTATGATATTCATAATTTGTTTTACGTATTCATATGatctttatgataaatatttttttttatttcttaactaATGTTCTAAGACACATGTTGTCAAAGACCCATATATTCATATATTCTGATAAAGTTTACAAACAAGCAATGATAAGGTTAAGCTGAAAAACCTGAAAAATTCTAATACTCACAAGCAAAGAAGCGTAATTATGGGGAAGTTCAGGCCAAGATTGTGAAGAAAATGACATTACTTTATTTTTGCCAACTTATGTCAGGTCCATATTTATATGGAAAAATACAAATGCAATGGGCATCACATTTCTTTAACTTCAGGTGGGGTAGAATAGTGATCCCTTATGGGAATCTAATGCCTTCCATTCCTGCTGGCATAAAAAATGCTCATATACCAAACAAGATCCCCTGCAGCCAAGTAAGAAAACCAGGCCTCTTACTCATAAAACTtagaaaataagttaaaaaatatatatgaagctCTGGCATCATTTttgttgaaagaaataaaattcctGCCATGCATTGTATTAATCTCTAAAATCAAGAAACCATTTTATGAATGTCCATGAAATTTGTAAAGTCCTTCCAGTTGATCAGGAAGCAACAGTTTGATATCAGTTTATCCTAAATTCCATGATAAAATGCATATAATTACCTTCTCATTCTAAAAGAAGACAAAACAGGGTAttcataagaaattaaattgttCTACCATGGTCAGCACACGAAAATCATTAGACCAAAGTAAAAAGGTTTACGGAAGCCTTACACGCAAAGCCATCTTTTGAAGTTTATTCATTGCAGAGAACTGCTTCAGGCGTGATAAAACAGCAGAATCAAGAGGTTTATCTGGTGCAATGTTGTCATCAACAATCCATGGGTGACCTGGCACAGAAAACCACAAAGTGCCACAGCTTTGTACCCTTTCCAATAATTGTGCAAATATTCATACAAATCATGATAGTTGCTTGCCCAATATAAAAGTTAAGTAGACTCAGAGAGTACTTCGTGAGCTGTGAGCCTTGTTTTTGGATTCCGATCAAGCATTTTTCGAATTAGATCTTTGGCACTGTCTGAAATGCTAGGTCATGGCTCAGACTGGAAATCAAGTCTTCATAGCAAAATCTGTTGGAAAATCCCCTGCTCAGTTTCTGGAGATGACAAAATTTTGCAGAAGTATTATTGGCAATGATGAAGAATGCACATGAAAAAGCATctacaatttataattaagtatAAGTGATATATAGCTGTGCCCAAAATGGTGGCACCCCCTTAATAAGGTGTACAAAACAACACCAGCACTCCATACGTCTGCTTCAGGACcgtaatgagaaaaaaaaatagaattgattaaattatatatttttgggaATAAACTATAATCTGTGTATCTAGTAAAACATGAAATTTTCAAGTCAAACCAGCCATTCTTCTTTTTcagaaaagaataataaatatccTTGATtctattattatcaattaatggTAGTCCTGTGCAAGCTTCCCTACAACAGTAATATGTTAAAATGCAACTTCTCAAATCTATAGATAGTAAAAGTATAGTATATGTTTGTTACATAAAAGCACTTACAAAGCACCAAGCTAATCCTGTATTTCTATATAGATGAATTCTGTTTTTCTGTATTGGACTTACAAATGCACATAAAAGGTTCAAACCAGCACTAAGCTGTAAAAAGATCCAGATTAAAACAATACCTCAACATCACTCAAGACAAGATCAACAAATAGCAAAGAATTAGTTCAAATCATGTCAAAACGCATATTCATGTTAAAACCAGAGCAAAATTGCTAATGCACGCCATTTCATTTCCTtctcaaatttaacaaattcaCACCCATCCTTAAAAATGTCTGCAGAATGCCAGGGTCTATTAATCCATTTAATTGAAAGCACAGAGAAGTATGGAACCAAGAACTCAACCACCAAAAACAGCACAATTGAGTAATGAAATGGATATTAGCATTAAATAGCAAGCTCCAATTTCTCACTCCATACTTTTTGGTTGTCAATGCAGTTAGACTTGTCTGATTCAGTAGCTAGTTCTTCACCAAGGCTTTCTCCCAACATGAAATAACACAATTTTCATggtctgaatttaattaaattgttaatacaTATAAAACTCACATTTATATGGAGAATAAACGCAAGGGCGCTTCTGGCAAAAAAATTCAGCACACCTTTCCTCTCGGGAAATTTAAAATCCATTTTAGAGTGCGTTTGGATAGATGATTTTAACgtttggaaaataatttattagagaatttaaatttatgtaattttgaattcattgtttgaatgttttttttaaaaaatttaaaattttagaactttaaaacaaaattttaaactattaaaaatctcaaatttcaatttccttttaaaaggtgagaaattgaaattctcttcttaaaaTCTTCTTCAATAAACATGCTCGTGGAACATCGATCGGGTGTGACTATAAAAAAACACGTATAATTAGCACAtcaaccatatttttttttcaccctcataattttaattttttttatccaaacacaattttgaaaataaaagaatttcaattgaagtatttgaaattcttagaatttaaaatttctccccCTTGAAACACACTCTTAaagaaattgagttttttttttttttataagcaaaaggAATTTCATTAAAGAAGGAAAACTAAACTGTAGCACAGCAAAATGCCACTATCCAGTAtagaagagtttgatacaaagAATATACCAAACtaaacggaaaaaaaaaaaaaaggaaagatatACAACTAAAGGACCAATACTTCAAGACAGATAAACCACACAGTGACACATAAAAATAGCTGATGTTAGTTACTTAACGTGCCAAATTGACAAATGGACAGAACTTAACTCAGGGACTAACTTGCTAAGGTGATTAAGGGAGTCTTCTTTCAGGGATATCATTGGGTTTAGCAAGTCCAGAGAGACTAATGTGAAATTGGTGGAATTTTAGGGATGAAAGTAGTGCTTTACTTCTATAAATACTAGAGCCAATATCACTTCACCAGCAAACAGTGGTACATTATGCCAATTTTTTAATGCCCAAAtcataatacaaaaaaaggagaaaattaatAGAACTACTAAAGCACCCCAGCCCCAGAACTTCAAATGCCCTACTGAAGTGCAAAGTTGGGACAGCAGCATGCACATGCAATATTCATACATGAAGAATACAAGtttgaacacaatttttttattaaaagaagcAATGTAATCTGCATAAGCATGTTCAAAGAAATATTTGTTTGGTACTCcttgtggattttttttttttacaatcaacTTCAGCCAAGTGACATGATAAACATCACTATAAGCATCTGCAAGTGAAGGTTTTATATTTTGACAGTAAAAGTGCTAGGTCCCAGGTACAATTTATTTTGATGTTCCTAAAACTAAGTTTATCAATGCACTATATGTCTCATACCTTTGCCACATCTAATTATtcaaacccaaaaaaatttacaccACAATACAAATTCATGGCAGCAATTTGGGAATTCCATCAATACAGTTTCTTGTAGTTTTCCTTAGGGTCATAAAGCATTCTCTCCAGATTTAAAATCTTGCAACAAAGATTTAAACATGAAGCTTGATTTAGGCTCATTAAGGCTCAAAGTCAATATCTCTCAATGATGAACAAAGAAACCATCTCATATGAACAGCTGAACTTTTCCATTTTTCAAGGCCAGGGTCATCTTATAGGGTTTGTATACTTCAGATGAATAAAGAACCCATCTCATAGAGGCAAC
It includes:
- the LOC100788647 gene encoding protein DETOXIFICATION 12 isoform X1; translation: MEESLVKKHEEDRVVRWGVYSEEMRRICEIAGPMVAVVSSQYLLQVVSTMIVGHLGELYLSSAALAISLSGVTGFSLHMGMASGLETICGQAYGAQQYQRIGMQTYTAIFSLILVSIPVSILWINMESILVFIGQDPLISHEAGKFTIWLVPALFAYAILQPLVRYFQVQSLLLPMFASSCVTLIIHVPLCWALVFKTRLSNVGGALAVSISIWSNVIFLGLYMRYSSACAKTRAPISMELFKGMWEFFRFAIPSAVMVCLEWWSYELLVLLSGLLPNPQLETSVLSVCLNTISTLYMIPFGIGAAASTRVSNELGAGNSHAARVAVLAAMSLAVIETSIVSATLFACRNVYGYIFSNEKEVIDYVTVMAPLVCISIILDSIQGVLTGIARGCGWQHLGVFVNLGAFYLCGIPMAALLAFLVRLGGQGLWIGIQSGAFVQTLLLSIITGCINWEKQAIKARKRLFDDQFSADNILV
- the LOC100788647 gene encoding protein DETOXIFICATION 12 isoform X2, with translation MGMASGLETICGQAYGAQQYQRIGMQTYTAIFSLILVSIPVSILWINMESILVFIGQDPLISHEAGKFTIWLVPALFAYAILQPLVRYFQVQSLLLPMFASSCVTLIIHVPLCWALVFKTRLSNVGGALAVSISIWSNVIFLGLYMRYSSACAKTRAPISMELFKGMWEFFRFAIPSAVMVCLEWWSYELLVLLSGLLPNPQLETSVLSVCLNTISTLYMIPFGIGAAASTRVSNELGAGNSHAARVAVLAAMSLAVIETSIVSATLFACRNVYGYIFSNEKEVIDYVTVMAPLVCISIILDSIQGVLTGIARGCGWQHLGVFVNLGAFYLCGIPMAALLAFLVRLGGQGLWIGIQSGAFVQTLLLSIITGCINWEKQAIKARKRLFDDQFSADNILV